In bacterium, the DNA window ATCGGGTGTACCAAAAAGCCAGATTGAGTTTTTACCCTTTTGTACCCGCTGTCATAATGATTTGTTTTTTTCTTACCGTAATGGGGATATACAAATGCGCAATTTATCGTTTATTGGTTTGAAATAATTGATTTATTTACAACTTCTTTTTTTGCAAGCATAATCCGCTTCAATGTTTTCTAAGTATTCACTTAACATTCTTAACCATTTAGCTCCTGTACTCTTGGGAGATAAGCTTTTAAACGATCATCCATTAAAGCGTGAAAAATTTGATTTTTATTTAAAAACAGCGCTTTCATCTTTAAGCCCCAACATGCGTTTTTGGTTTTATTTGGGGCTTCTTATTTTTAATTTTAGAGCCATTCTTAGCTTTGGAACCACCTTTAAATTTTTAAACAATAGTCAAAAGACACGCTATGTTGCTATTTGGCATCATTCCAGCTGGTTTATGGCATATGCTTTGTTTCGTCCTATTGCCGTTTTAATTTATACGGCCTTTTATGCCGACCCAGAACTTTCTAAAAAATTGGGCTATGAAGAAAATAGACAAAAATATGCGCAAAAGAAAGATCTTACTAAAGCCTTTTACACCTTAAACAGTCGCACTTCCGAAATTGAAACTGATATTTGCATTATTGGGTCTGGCGCCGGAGGAGCCGTTGCCGCCTACGAATTAGCCTCTAAAGGCTATCGGGTTCTTGTAGTTGAGGAGGGCTCCTATTTTTCGGCAAGTTATTTTAACTCGCACTCCACACTCGATAGAAACCGTACCATTTATAAAGATGGCGGCTTTTATGCTACACTTGGTGCTCCCATGATTTTACTTCCCACCGGCCAGGCTGTGGGGGGGACCACCATTATTAATTCGGGCACTTGTTTTAGAACACCGGATGCAGTTCTTAAAGAATGGAATAAAAAATTTGATTTGCCATTTACAACTAAAGAAATGAGTCCGTACTTTGATAAAGTAGAACATATTTTAAAAATTGCCCCTGTATCTTCTCAAAATTTGGGCGGAAACAATCTTATGATTGACCGTGGCGTAAAAAAAATGGGGCTTCATGGTTATCCCCTGGTTAGAAATCAAAGCGAATGTGTTGGCAGTGGCGAGTGTATTTTTGGATGCCCGCGTGAATCTAAACAAAGTATGGAACAAAGTTATTTGCCTTTAGCTGCCGAAAAGGGCGCTCAAATTTTAACCAAGTGCAAGGTTATTAAAATTGAAAAAGCATACGATAAAGCAACACATCTAGAAGCGCGACTTACCGATACAGGGCAAAAGATAAAAATTAAGGCGAGTAAATTTATTGTGGCTGGTGGCACGCTTAATAGTCCGCTTTTACTTCATAAAAGTGGGATGGGACGTACCTCACGCGAGTTAGGAAAAAACCTCACTATTCACCCAACGGCTAAAGCTATTGGGTTATTTCCGGATATTGTAGATGGTTTTAGGGGAGTCCCTCAGGGGTATTATGTGGATGATTTTGAAGGCGAGGGGATTTGTTTTGAGAGTGTCTTTTTCCCACCGTGGTTACTAGCCACAAGCCTTCATCAGGTTGGTAATGCCCATTATGAGATTATGAAAAACTACCGTCACGTGGGCATTTTTGGATTTTTAGTGCATGACGAATGTACAGGAACGGTGAAAGCCGATTTATCGGGAAAACCATTGGTATTTTATCAATTAGGCCAGCGTGAAAAGGAAATGTTCATTAAAGGGCTAAAAATTTTAGCGCAGATGTTTTTTGCTGCCGGCGCACATACAGTGTTTCCATCTGTTAAAACTCGGCCGGTACTCACTCATCCCTCACAAATTGAAGGAATGAATAGTCAAAATACTCGTTTTTCCGATTTTGAATCGGCTGCTTTTCATCCCTTAGGAACGTGTCGTATGGGAGTAGACCCGCGATCATCGGTGGTGGACAAAAATTTGAAATTGCACGATATGGAAAACGTATGGGTGATGGATGGTTCTGTATTTCCCACATCGCTCGGTGTTAATCCTCAGGTCACCATTATGGCATTTGTTACACGTGCCGCAGGACTTTTATGAAACAACGTATTATTTTATTTTCACTACTGCTTGTAGGCTTTGGCGTTTATATTTATCTTAATGTTATTGATAACAAAATAGCCAATCCAGAAGGTGACTTGCCTATTTTTTCTTTGGAGAGCGAATCTGGTCCAGCCTTAACTTCACAGACTTTACATGGGAAAAAGATACTCATCCATTTTTGGGCGTCTTATTGTTATCCCTGTGTGCAGGAAATTCCAAAATTAAATGCGTACCGTGAAGAACTAAAAAAGCAAAATATTGAACTGGTAGCTATTTCGCTAGATGAAAAAAAAGAAGATGTTGTGCGTTTTAGGCAAAAAGTTAAATTTGATTTTCCTGTTTATTTTGACCCCGAATATAAATTGGTAGACTATTTTCATACCACACGACTACCCGAAAGCTTTTTGGTAGATGAAAATGGAAAAGTTATTAACAGCTTTATTGGTGCGCAAGAATGGGGACAATTTAGTGTGACTGAATCGCTTTAATTTTATTATTAGCGTCGCATAATACCACTTTAGGCTTATGTCCTGGAATTTCTTCTGGTGTTAAATTCACAAAGCTGGTGATGATTACGATATGCCCCTTTTTAATACGGAGGGCGGCAGCACCATTAATGGCCACAATGCCAGAGCCAGCAGGGGCGGGGTCAAGCACATAAGTATACAGGCGTTCACCGCAGGTGGCATCCCAAATATGAACCATTTCGTAAGGAATGAGTCCGGCACCATCCATAAGGTCTTTATCTAAACGGATAGAACCTTCATAA includes these proteins:
- a CDS encoding GMC family oxidoreductase; protein product: MFSKYSLNILNHLAPVLLGDKLLNDHPLKREKFDFYLKTALSSLSPNMRFWFYLGLLIFNFRAILSFGTTFKFLNNSQKTRYVAIWHHSSWFMAYALFRPIAVLIYTAFYADPELSKKLGYEENRQKYAQKKDLTKAFYTLNSRTSEIETDICIIGSGAGGAVAAYELASKGYRVLVVEEGSYFSASYFNSHSTLDRNRTIYKDGGFYATLGAPMILLPTGQAVGGTTIINSGTCFRTPDAVLKEWNKKFDLPFTTKEMSPYFDKVEHILKIAPVSSQNLGGNNLMIDRGVKKMGLHGYPLVRNQSECVGSGECIFGCPRESKQSMEQSYLPLAAEKGAQILTKCKVIKIEKAYDKATHLEARLTDTGQKIKIKASKFIVAGGTLNSPLLLHKSGMGRTSRELGKNLTIHPTAKAIGLFPDIVDGFRGVPQGYYVDDFEGEGICFESVFFPPWLLATSLHQVGNAHYEIMKNYRHVGIFGFLVHDECTGTVKADLSGKPLVFYQLGQREKEMFIKGLKILAQMFFAAGAHTVFPSVKTRPVLTHPSQIEGMNSQNTRFSDFESAAFHPLGTCRMGVDPRSSVVDKNLKLHDMENVWVMDGSVFPTSLGVNPQVTIMAFVTRAAGLL
- a CDS encoding TlpA family protein disulfide reductase, which translates into the protein MKQRIILFSLLLVGFGVYIYLNVIDNKIANPEGDLPIFSLESESGPALTSQTLHGKKILIHFWASYCYPCVQEIPKLNAYREELKKQNIELVAISLDEKKEDVVRFRQKVKFDFPVYFDPEYKLVDYFHTTRLPESFLVDENGKVINSFIGAQEWGQFSVTESL
- a CDS encoding aspartate 1-decarboxylase, whose protein sequence is MLIQILKGKIHRATITEADVDYEGSIRLDKDLMDGAGLIPYEMVHIWDATCGERLYTYVLDPAPAGSGIVAINGAAALRIKKGHIVIITSFVNLTPEEIPGHKPKVVLCDANNKIKAIQSH